The following are encoded together in the Poseidonibacter lekithochrous genome:
- a CDS encoding RNA polymerase sigma factor translates to MLSYYKELFAYIQNLVRDKEYAKDITQETYMRTLEANTNTPIDNKRAFLYRVAKNIIIDQARKNNKTNFIEFEEKDILSKDIQAEEIVLKLNEDQVLYEEIKKLPQKRRQVFVLYIVEGYSRKEISQVLNITIASVEKHISRASLQIRESLESNKDIIGE, encoded by the coding sequence ATGTTATCGTATTATAAAGAGTTATTTGCGTATATACAAAATCTAGTACGTGATAAAGAGTATGCTAAAGATATAACACAAGAGACTTATATGCGTACTTTAGAAGCTAATACAAATACTCCTATTGATAATAAAAGAGCCTTTTTATACAGGGTTGCAAAAAATATCATAATTGATCAAGCAAGAAAAAATAATAAAACTAATTTTATTGAATTTGAAGAAAAAGATATTCTCTCAAAAGATATTCAAGCCGAAGAAATAGTATTAAAATTAAATGAAGATCAAGTTTTATATGAAGAAATAAAAAAATTACCACAAAAAAGAAGACAAGTTTTTGTATTGTATATTGTTGAAGGATACTCGAGAAAAGAGATTTCTCAAGTTTTAAATATTACAATAGCTTCTGTTGAAAAGCATATATCAAGGGCTTCTCTTCAAATTAGAGAGAGTTTAGAATCAAACAAGGATATTATTGGTGAATAA
- a CDS encoding FecR family protein, translated as MNKVTIQEQACNWLNLKKEKCPTFNNEEFLVWLNEKEEHFSAYKKEEELRKNISAISNDVLKELSSEVFNEIKENKNRKILFKAIIPYSLAASLLLILSFSIFEMFKGPEVLYSKEFITKNKVLTNIKLKDNSIISLDSNTTLKIKYYEKSREVLLKKGKAFFWVKSNRNRPFLINANFTNVEVIGTKFEVSNINNRVDVNVKEGRVKVAKVFNKNKKPRILVLLEKGQKVSLNSNGEIDKLQNINVKSIAPWEQGKLIFKQDSLKNVMYEFSKHLDIDVKFETKKSSLYAITGEFNTNKFDNLLKSLPLIHPISIERTANKILIKEKF; from the coding sequence GTGAATAAGGTTACAATTCAAGAGCAAGCCTGTAATTGGTTAAATCTTAAAAAAGAAAAATGTCCTACTTTTAATAATGAAGAATTTTTAGTCTGGTTAAATGAAAAAGAAGAACATTTTAGTGCTTACAAAAAAGAAGAAGAGTTAAGAAAAAATATAAGTGCTATTTCAAATGATGTTTTAAAAGAGTTAAGTAGTGAAGTTTTTAATGAAATTAAAGAGAATAAAAATAGAAAAATTTTATTTAAAGCTATTATTCCATATTCTCTTGCTGCTTCATTACTTTTGATTTTATCTTTTTCTATTTTTGAAATGTTTAAAGGTCCTGAAGTTTTATATTCAAAAGAGTTCATAACTAAAAATAAAGTTCTTACTAATATTAAATTAAAGGACAACTCTATAATTTCACTTGATTCTAATACTACTTTAAAAATCAAATATTATGAGAAGTCAAGAGAAGTATTACTGAAAAAAGGAAAAGCTTTCTTTTGGGTAAAATCAAATAGAAATCGTCCTTTCCTTATAAATGCCAATTTTACAAATGTTGAAGTAATTGGAACAAAGTTTGAAGTAAGTAATATCAATAATCGTGTTGATGTAAATGTTAAAGAGGGACGAGTAAAAGTGGCTAAAGTTTTTAATAAAAATAAAAAACCAAGAATTTTAGTACTATTAGAAAAAGGGCAAAAAGTTTCACTTAATAGTAATGGTGAAATAGATAAACTTCAAAATATTAATGTTAAATCTATTGCTCCCTGGGAACAAGGAAAATTAATATTTAAACAAGATAGTTTAAAAAATGTTATGTACGAATTTTCTAAGCATTTAGATATCGATGTGAAATTTGAAACAAAAAAGAGTTCCTTATATGCAATAACAGGGGAATTTAATACTAATAAATTTGATAACTTATTAAAATCTTTACCTCTAATTCATCCAATTTCTATAGAAAGAACTGCTAATAAAATTCTAATAAAAGAGAAATTTTAA
- a CDS encoding TonB-dependent siderophore receptor, giving the protein MNILKSSLIIPGLAILLQTNGLAEQLYSTNTSLLIESIQEVSKISNIPYIVDTNILKGKSAKIINSVEGVNKALEEILRGSGLDFVIKNNTIIIKEKSNKVKEHNNQNRAKLGDITVKSDFLSNVDYEDLQYFGGSRTVIDIDKSKNLGDASISDSMKRIPGVISSKQDGTGGSSSSLNIGVRGMAQRLSPRTTVLLDGIPLSVAPYGQPQLSLAPVSFDMLSSIDVIRGGGSVRYGPQNVGGIINFNTKDIPEEFQGTIQASGTYYTEGESKLEGKSYSLFTGGMINENNGLALFYDGKKGSSWRDHSKTNIDNIMLKTKHKLNDNHTLKTRLTYYTANNDMPGGLTQAEYEENPYQSKRPYDNFEGDRKELALFYDGQLSDTTFAEIKTFYNTSDRTFIYSRGASDISTRLDTLPREYKVFGLEARVSEQIKLGSIDSELSFGYRYIKEDADEKRHRRSFTAGSDPYSVSAVTNRDSHNETKAHALYTDWRFDLDKLTLTPGLRYEKVDISRLNNLTAFEEDINYTKALPSLNVSYKLNDSWTTYGSYNKSFGSVQHLQLNLQDKGQNTLKPETADIYEVGARYFNDNADFETTLFYIDFEDQLGYSSVVKKWENRGKTVHKGIELAGNLYLDDIAEILEGSSFYGNYTYLDARYKETNVNNYIEFTSKHTGLIGYKYSENNDWSAFIEMYYQSEQYADNLNTQDENTAASLGTMPAYALTNIGYTKSLALANNDLSFSLGVKNLFNKEYFTRSTDTLGNGKYIGAPREIYFSMKYDF; this is encoded by the coding sequence ATGAATATATTAAAATCATCTTTAATAATTCCAGGACTTGCTATACTATTACAAACAAATGGTTTAGCAGAACAGTTATACTCAACAAATACTTCATTATTAATTGAATCAATCCAAGAAGTATCTAAAATTTCAAATATACCTTATATTGTTGATACAAATATTTTAAAAGGTAAATCAGCAAAGATTATTAATAGTGTTGAAGGTGTAAATAAGGCTTTAGAAGAGATATTAAGAGGTAGTGGTTTAGATTTTGTTATCAAAAATAATACTATTATTATAAAAGAGAAATCTAATAAAGTTAAAGAACATAATAATCAAAATAGAGCAAAACTTGGTGATATTACTGTAAAAAGTGATTTTTTATCAAATGTAGACTATGAAGATTTACAGTATTTTGGTGGAAGTAGAACTGTAATTGATATAGATAAATCAAAAAATTTAGGTGATGCTTCTATTTCTGATTCTATGAAAAGAATTCCAGGTGTTATTTCATCAAAACAAGATGGAACAGGTGGCTCTTCATCATCATTAAATATTGGTGTTAGAGGAATGGCTCAAAGGTTATCTCCAAGAACAACTGTTTTATTAGATGGGATTCCTTTATCAGTTGCACCATATGGGCAACCTCAATTATCTTTAGCTCCAGTTTCATTTGATATGTTATCAAGTATAGATGTTATTAGAGGAGGGGGAAGTGTAAGATATGGACCTCAAAATGTTGGAGGAATTATTAACTTTAATACAAAAGATATTCCAGAAGAATTCCAAGGTACTATTCAAGCAAGTGGAACTTATTATACAGAAGGTGAGAGTAAACTTGAAGGTAAATCATATTCTCTTTTTACAGGTGGAATGATTAATGAAAATAATGGATTAGCACTTTTTTATGATGGCAAAAAAGGTTCATCTTGGAGAGATCACTCAAAAACTAATATTGATAATATTATGTTAAAAACAAAACATAAACTAAATGATAATCATACTTTAAAAACAAGACTTACATACTATACTGCAAATAATGACATGCCGGGAGGTTTAACTCAAGCAGAGTATGAAGAAAATCCATATCAATCAAAAAGACCTTATGATAATTTTGAAGGAGATAGAAAAGAGTTAGCTTTATTTTATGATGGACAATTAAGTGATACTACTTTTGCTGAAATAAAAACTTTTTATAATACAAGTGATAGAACTTTTATTTACTCAAGAGGTGCATCTGATATATCTACAAGATTAGATACTTTACCTAGAGAGTATAAAGTTTTTGGATTAGAAGCTAGAGTTTCAGAGCAAATTAAATTAGGAAGTATTGATTCGGAATTATCTTTTGGTTATAGATATATAAAAGAAGATGCTGATGAAAAAAGACATAGAAGAAGTTTTACTGCTGGGTCTGATCCTTATTCTGTATCAGCTGTAACAAATAGAGATAGTCACAATGAAACAAAAGCACATGCTTTGTATACTGATTGGAGATTTGATTTAGATAAGCTTACTCTTACTCCTGGACTTAGATATGAAAAAGTTGATATTTCAAGACTTAATAATCTTACGGCTTTTGAAGAAGATATTAATTATACAAAAGCCTTACCTTCTTTAAATGTAAGTTATAAATTAAATGATTCATGGACAACATATGGAAGTTATAATAAATCTTTTGGAAGTGTTCAACATTTACAGTTAAATCTTCAAGATAAAGGACAAAATACACTAAAGCCTGAAACAGCAGATATCTATGAAGTAGGAGCAAGATATTTTAATGATAATGCTGATTTTGAAACTACGCTATTTTACATAGACTTCGAAGATCAATTAGGATATAGCAGTGTTGTTAAAAAATGGGAAAATAGGGGAAAAACAGTTCATAAAGGTATTGAATTAGCTGGAAACTTATATCTTGATGATATTGCAGAGATTTTAGAAGGTAGTAGTTTTTATGGAAACTATACATATTTAGATGCAAGATATAAAGAAACAAATGTTAATAATTATATTGAATTTACATCAAAACACACAGGATTAATAGGTTACAAATATAGTGAAAATAATGATTGGAGTGCATTTATAGAGATGTATTATCAATCAGAACAATATGCAGATAATCTAAATACTCAAGATGAAAATACAGCAGCTTCATTAGGAACAATGCCAGCTTATGCACTTACAAATATTGGATATACAAAATCTTTAGCTTTAGCTAATAATGATTTATCTTTTTCTTTAGGAGTTAAAAATTTATTTAATAAGGAATATTTTACTAGATCTACAGATACCTTAGGTAATGGTAAATATATTGGTGCACCTAGAGAAATATACTTTTCAATGAAATATGATTTCTAG
- a CDS encoding PepSY-associated TM helix domain-containing protein, with translation MISRKIHKYLAKILLFFIISMTLSGSILLYKEEIINSSLCIQKNSISILNKSAFINNINKLAHIKSIIFTKSNYYYIVSLKNKKKLYFQSDNSQILDCRYIDITNFLSKLHYTFFISKYFICFIGISICFLLISGFYMIKKFKIRNLHMNVGFISFPFLLIFILSGSFLPLKSIFIKTFFNEYNTYPSVKLVKNDTTLDFDKLYKKFSKEIKNGRITRIYFQKNNSSEYIFRIKYLKEVHPNGKSYLVVNPSTYKIIENIDARKHHALIGIVENIYTFHSAKYENKIYTFFVFLISLILIFLCFRVLKR, from the coding sequence ATGATTTCTAGGAAAATACATAAATATTTAGCAAAAATATTATTATTTTTTATTATTTCCATGACTTTATCTGGAAGTATTTTGTTATATAAAGAAGAGATAATTAACTCTTCTTTATGTATTCAAAAAAATAGTATTAGTATTTTAAATAAAAGTGCATTTATAAATAATATAAATAAACTTGCACATATAAAATCTATTATTTTTACAAAAAGTAATTACTACTATATAGTTTCTTTAAAAAATAAAAAGAAGTTATATTTTCAAAGTGATAATTCTCAAATACTTGATTGTAGATATATTGATATTACAAACTTTCTAAGCAAGCTTCATTATACGTTTTTTATTAGTAAATATTTTATTTGTTTTATTGGTATATCTATATGTTTCTTGCTTATTAGTGGTTTTTATATGATAAAAAAATTTAAGATACGAAACTTACATATGAATGTAGGCTTTATATCTTTTCCTTTTTTATTAATATTTATTTTAAGTGGAAGTTTTCTTCCTTTAAAAAGTATATTTATAAAGACTTTTTTTAATGAGTATAATACTTACCCTAGTGTAAAGCTAGTAAAAAATGATACTACATTAGACTTTGATAAGTTATATAAAAAGTTTTCAAAGGAAATAAAAAATGGAAGAATAACAAGAATTTATTTCCAAAAAAATAACTCTTCAGAATATATTTTTAGAATTAAATACTTGAAAGAAGTTCATCCTAATGGAAAATCATATTTAGTTGTAAATCCAAGTACTTATAAAATAATAGAAAATATAGATGCACGAAAACATCATGCATTAATTGGAATAGTAGAAAATATATATACTTTTCACTCAGCAAAATATGAAAATAAAATATACACATTTTTTGTATTTTTAATCTCTTTAATTTTAATTTTTTTATGTTTTAGGGTATTAAAAAGATAA
- a CDS encoding coproporphyrinogen III oxidase: protein MTMIMSKENEAIEAYTLVRTLQKKFVDKLNNLSQTIGENKNFEEVTWLRDEGIHGGGSRFEARDNILFNTASVNVSQVHYDEDDTKKLQSASAISTIIHPKNPQVPSIHIHISLTKLRDGGAYWRVMADLNPSIINEEDKNIFDKAIEDLASSTYEEGVKQGNKYFNIPALNRHRGVSHFYLENYKTANKEDDSTFALKFGEGVIDTYINIINNAFKTRKEFSVQDIKAQLDYHTLYLFQVLTLDRGTTSGLLIHSQNDVGIMGSLPTFVNKKLLDSWSSKVEKPQDELVKNLAEVLNAQGCVDVKTKEKLASIVREHYKKYPEALSMQASGNTIPSTVSNHDKK from the coding sequence ATGACAATGATTATGAGTAAAGAAAATGAAGCTATTGAAGCATACACTTTAGTTAGAACATTACAAAAAAAATTTGTAGATAAACTAAATAATTTAAGTCAAACAATTGGTGAAAACAAAAACTTTGAAGAAGTAACTTGGCTTCGAGATGAAGGAATCCATGGTGGTGGTTCTAGATTTGAAGCTAGAGATAATATTTTATTTAATACAGCAAGTGTAAATGTATCACAAGTTCATTATGATGAAGATGATACAAAAAAATTACAAAGTGCTAGTGCAATTTCTACTATTATTCATCCAAAAAATCCGCAAGTTCCATCAATCCATATTCATATATCTTTAACAAAACTAAGAGATGGTGGAGCTTATTGGAGAGTTATGGCTGATTTAAATCCTAGTATTATAAATGAAGAAGATAAAAATATTTTTGATAAAGCTATTGAAGATTTAGCTAGTTCTACTTATGAAGAGGGAGTAAAACAAGGTAATAAATACTTTAATATTCCTGCACTTAATAGGCATAGAGGAGTTAGTCACTTTTATTTAGAAAACTATAAAACAGCTAATAAAGAAGATGATTCTACTTTTGCTTTAAAATTTGGAGAGGGAGTTATTGATACATATATAAATATTATAAATAATGCTTTCAAAACTAGAAAAGAGTTTTCAGTACAAGATATAAAAGCTCAACTTGATTATCATACTTTATATTTATTCCAAGTATTAACATTAGATAGAGGTACAACTTCTGGATTATTAATTCATTCACAAAATGATGTTGGTATTATGGGCTCATTACCTACTTTTGTAAATAAAAAACTATTAGATTCTTGGTCATCTAAAGTAGAAAAACCACAAGATGAATTAGTTAAAAACCTAGCAGAGGTTTTAAATGCACAAGGCTGTGTAGATGTTAAAACAAAAGAAAAACTAGCTTCAATTGTAAGAGAACATTACAAGAAATACCCAGAAGCTTTAAGTATGCAAGCAAGTGGAAATACGATTCCATCAACTGTATCAAATCACGATAAGAAGTAA
- a CDS encoding DJ-1/PfpI family protein has translation MNIGIYIYEDAEVLDFSGPFEVFSTASRFLKKKEKFNVYLISEENKITKARGGYQVLANHSFADCPNLDVLIVSGGVHTREMKKENVQKWIKEQSKKVHLTTSVCTGAFLLASSKVIKKQNVTTHWEDCEDLQKEFPKLNVIENKRWVEDDSIITSGGISAGIDMSLYLVSKLHSKDLAIKTANQMEFDWTVNK, from the coding sequence ATGAATATTGGAATTTATATATATGAAGATGCTGAAGTTCTGGACTTCTCAGGACCATTTGAGGTTTTCTCAACTGCATCAAGATTTTTGAAGAAAAAAGAAAAATTTAACGTTTATTTAATATCAGAAGAGAATAAGATAACAAAAGCAAGAGGTGGATATCAAGTCTTAGCAAATCATAGTTTTGCAGATTGTCCGAATTTAGATGTATTAATTGTTTCAGGTGGTGTACACACTAGAGAAATGAAAAAAGAAAATGTACAAAAGTGGATTAAAGAACAATCAAAAAAAGTTCATTTAACAACTTCTGTATGTACAGGAGCTTTTTTATTAGCAAGTTCAAAAGTAATCAAAAAACAAAATGTTACTACTCATTGGGAAGATTGTGAAGATTTACAAAAAGAGTTTCCTAAACTAAATGTAATAGAGAATAAAAGATGGGTAGAGGATGACTCTATTATCACTTCTGGCGGTATTTCTGCGGGAATTGATATGAGTTTATATTTAGTTAGTAAATTACATAGTAAAGACCTAGCAATAAAAACAGCAAACCAAATGGAATTTGATTGGACTGTAAATAAATAA
- a CDS encoding adenosine deaminase: MKEFIQLLPKAELHLHIEGSLEPELMFSLAKKNKIEIPYKNIEDVRTAYNFTNLQSFLDIYYAGANVLITKQDFYDLTWDYILRCVEDNVIHTEIFFDPQTHTHRGIAFETVITGIKEALNDAHKKFGITSNIIMCFLRHLSQEDALETFEMALDYKDDIIGIGLDSSEIGNPPSKFEEVFKKAKEEGFKLVAHAGEEADVSYIYEALDLLDIHRIDHGVQSINSEELMERLKEEQIPLTVCPNSNIELKVFQTYKEHNIKNMLDYGLNVTVNSDDPAYFKGYMNKNFLNLCENLPLTKEDIIKLVKNSFRSSFISDELKEKYLKKVDEYI, translated from the coding sequence ATGAAAGAATTTATACAGTTATTACCAAAAGCAGAGTTACATCTACATATTGAAGGTTCACTTGAACCTGAGTTGATGTTTTCTCTTGCTAAAAAAAATAAAATAGAGATACCTTACAAAAATATAGAAGATGTTAGAACTGCTTACAACTTCACAAACTTACAAAGCTTTTTAGATATTTATTACGCAGGTGCTAATGTACTTATTACAAAACAAGATTTTTATGATTTAACATGGGATTATATTTTAAGATGTGTAGAAGATAATGTAATTCATACTGAAATCTTCTTTGACCCTCAAACACATACTCATAGAGGAATAGCTTTTGAAACAGTTATAACAGGAATTAAAGAAGCATTAAATGATGCTCATAAGAAGTTTGGAATTACATCAAATATTATCATGTGTTTTTTAAGACATTTATCACAAGAAGATGCTTTAGAGACTTTTGAAATGGCATTAGACTATAAAGATGACATTATAGGTATTGGTCTTGACTCATCTGAAATTGGAAATCCTCCTTCAAAGTTTGAAGAAGTATTTAAAAAAGCAAAGGAAGAGGGTTTTAAGCTTGTAGCTCATGCAGGAGAAGAAGCTGATGTATCTTATATTTATGAAGCATTAGATTTATTAGATATTCACAGAATTGACCATGGTGTACAATCAATTAATTCAGAAGAGTTAATGGAAAGATTAAAAGAAGAACAAATACCTCTAACTGTATGTCCTAACTCAAATATAGAATTAAAAGTATTCCAAACATATAAAGAACACAATATTAAGAATATGTTAGATTATGGTCTTAATGTTACAGTTAATTCTGATGACCCTGCATATTTCAAAGGTTATATGAATAAAAACTTCTTGAATTTATGTGAAAACCTACCTTTAACAAAAGAAGATATTATCAAACTAGTAAAGAATTCATTTAGATCATCTTTTATATCTGATGAGTTAAAAGAAAAATACCTTAAAAAAGTTGACGAGTATATTTAG
- a CDS encoding protein tyrosine phosphatase family protein, translating to MENILNYIKINELISTAGQPTIEQFKTIQENDFEVVINLALCNSTNAIENEDKIVSELGMTYIHIPVDFENPKLSDVKQFLNILQALGSNKVLVHCAMNYRVTAFMYVYHKYILKTPFDNIDLSMFEQWGPDEIWQSIIKADIKEIKEA from the coding sequence ATGGAAAATATCTTAAATTATATAAAAATAAATGAATTAATATCAACAGCAGGACAGCCAACAATAGAGCAGTTTAAAACAATTCAAGAGAATGATTTTGAAGTTGTTATAAACCTAGCTTTATGTAACTCTACAAATGCAATAGAAAATGAAGACAAGATTGTAAGTGAATTAGGAATGACTTATATTCATATTCCTGTTGATTTTGAGAATCCAAAATTAAGTGATGTAAAACAATTTTTAAATATTCTTCAAGCATTAGGGTCTAATAAAGTACTAGTTCATTGTGCAATGAATTATAGAGTTACTGCATTTATGTATGTATATCACAAATACATTTTGAAAACACCTTTTGATAACATTGACTTATCAATGTTCGAGCAATGGGGACCAGATGAAATCTGGCAATCTATTATAAAAGCTGATATTAAAGAGATAAAAGAAGCATAA
- the metX gene encoding homoserine O-acetyltransferase MetX, with product MRIETRTAKFDEPLYLESGRILESYEIVYETYGELNEDKSNVIVICHALAGSHHAAGRYANEAKAGWWDKFIGDGKTIDTTKYFVICSNNLGSSFGSTNALSIDPSTGEEYRLKFPILTISDVVKGQMKLYESLGIQKAKAVIGGSMGGMQALCYSIEHPEFTDTVIAMATTAYTRPWAIAINKIAIEAIRHDPTFKDGFYEKDDLLAQGLPGLAIGRMAGLIAYLSPTLFNDKFGREYSATDGLYELFGRFEVERYLEYNAYNFPKTFDPLSYLYICKTMNIFDAGRNKDKLEDSFDKIKCNLHLISFEDDMLFFPEEMEEIRDIMHKLGKEKQVTYKMVNSKSGHDSFLVELDKFEDYVLDILNKE from the coding sequence TTGAGAATTGAGACAAGAACAGCAAAATTTGATGAACCATTATATTTAGAGAGTGGTAGGATTTTAGAATCTTACGAAATCGTATATGAAACTTATGGGGAACTAAATGAAGATAAATCAAATGTAATTGTTATTTGTCATGCTCTTGCAGGAAGTCATCACGCTGCAGGAAGATATGCAAATGAAGCAAAAGCTGGATGGTGGGATAAATTTATTGGAGATGGTAAAACTATTGATACTACTAAGTATTTTGTAATTTGTTCAAATAACTTAGGAAGTTCTTTTGGTTCTACTAATGCTTTAAGTATAGACCCATCAACAGGGGAAGAGTATAGATTAAAATTTCCTATATTAACAATATCAGATGTTGTTAAAGGTCAAATGAAACTATATGAAAGCTTAGGTATTCAAAAAGCCAAAGCTGTTATTGGCGGTTCAATGGGTGGAATGCAAGCACTATGTTATTCTATTGAGCATCCAGAATTTACAGATACAGTAATAGCTATGGCTACAACTGCATATACAAGACCTTGGGCAATTGCTATTAATAAAATTGCAATAGAAGCTATTAGGCATGATCCTACTTTTAAAGATGGGTTTTATGAAAAAGATGATTTATTAGCACAAGGTTTACCCGGACTTGCTATTGGAAGAATGGCAGGACTTATTGCGTATTTAAGCCCAACTTTATTCAATGATAAGTTTGGTAGAGAATATTCAGCAACAGATGGTTTATATGAATTGTTTGGTAGATTTGAAGTTGAGCGATATTTAGAATACAACGCATATAACTTCCCTAAGACTTTTGACCCATTGTCTTATCTATATATATGTAAAACAATGAATATTTTTGATGCAGGAAGAAATAAAGATAAATTAGAAGATTCATTTGATAAAATTAAATGTAATCTACATCTTATCTCTTTTGAAGATGATATGTTATTCTTCCCAGAAGAGATGGAAGAGATAAGAGATATTATGCACAAGCTTGGAAAAGAAAAACAAGTAACATATAAAATGGTAAACAGTAAATCTGGACATGATTCATTTTTAGTTGAACTAGACAAATTTGAAGATTATGTATTAGATATATTAAATAAGGAATAA
- a CDS encoding exodeoxyribonuclease VII small subunit, whose translation MSTEKKEELAFEDKIVKAKELLEKLANPQITLSDSVDVYKNGIKELDEAQKLLDEAKLIFTTENKN comes from the coding sequence TTGAGTACAGAAAAAAAAGAAGAATTAGCTTTTGAAGATAAAATCGTAAAAGCAAAAGAATTATTAGAAAAACTAGCTAACCCACAAATTACATTAAGTGATTCAGTAGATGTATATAAAAATGGAATCAAAGAGCTTGATGAAGCACAAAAACTTCTAGATGAAGCAAAACTAATATTTACAACTGAGAATAAAAACTAA
- a CDS encoding HesA/MoeB/ThiF family protein yields the protein MSEIHEFFNRQIKLWGEDTQDSLQNKKVAIIGSGGLGCTLAIALGASGIGEFAFVDFDEVGVHNIHRQIGFKVGDDGKAKCEVLKELVEARCPYTKVTAYNESFQDFAKRGLEFDLIIDGTDNLPTRADINAYCMENNQAWIYGSVEEFHGQVCFFEKASYEAVFQINDRKPNGIACPIVMHIGSLQANLAIRYLTGLPVKKDVLYYLSFDDEGVISTKKFNLPAS from the coding sequence ATGAGCGAAATACACGAGTTTTTCAATAGACAAATAAAGCTTTGGGGTGAAGATACTCAAGATTCATTACAAAACAAAAAAGTTGCAATTATTGGTAGTGGAGGATTAGGGTGTACTTTAGCAATTGCCCTAGGTGCTTCAGGTATTGGAGAGTTTGCATTTGTTGATTTTGATGAGGTTGGTGTTCATAATATTCATAGACAAATTGGATTCAAAGTTGGTGATGATGGAAAAGCTAAATGTGAAGTTTTAAAAGAACTTGTAGAAGCTAGATGTCCATATACAAAAGTAACTGCTTATAATGAATCTTTCCAAGATTTTGCAAAAAGAGGTTTAGAATTTGATTTAATTATTGATGGAACAGATAATCTTCCTACACGTGCTGATATTAATGCCTATTGTATGGAAAACAATCAAGCATGGATTTATGGATCTGTTGAAGAATTCCATGGGCAAGTTTGTTTCTTTGAAAAAGCATCATATGAAGCAGTATTCCAAATCAATGATAGAAAACCAAATGGTATTGCTTGTCCAATCGTAATGCATATTGGTTCGCTTCAAGCAAACCTTGCTATTAGATACTTAACGGGACTTCCTGTTAAAAAAGATGTATTATATTACTTATCATTTGATGATGAGGGTGTAATTTCTACTAAAAAATTCAATCTTCCAGCATCTTAA